In Amycolatopsis jiangsuensis, the following proteins share a genomic window:
- the mhpA gene encoding bifunctional 3-(3-hydroxy-phenyl)propionate/3-hydroxycinnamic acid hydroxylase MhpA, whose amino-acid sequence MQETLHDVVIVGAGPVGLTLARALGLRGHDVRVLERWPEPYALPRAVHFDDEIGRIFQSLGLSDEIRAVSAAVPDHYEWRNASGEPLVRIDWSGIGPSGWPTASFFSQPELEQVLADAAEALPGVSVTRGAEVVGIEENADDVLVTFAGPDGDRGRARGRFVVGCDGANSFVRECLGVTMHDQGFFFDWLIVDTVPLDDREWSPQNWQLCDPARPTTIVSGGPGRRRWEFMRLPGEDRHELDSVEKAWELLAKWERTPDNTTIERHAVYTFAARWADQWCRGRLAIAGDAAHQMPPFAGQGMCSGLRDVANLSWKLDRVLRGASDRTLLDSYTPERSAHIQHAIAMSVELGRVICVLDEQQAAERDARMIAGGADPQRVLPVSAKPVLGKGITCDAIDVEAVRGTLAPQFPVQRAGTRDLLDELTGYGTVLLISVDAPAADPAVRDLADAAGIRVLSVGAAGTPELGDPTGAWTRWFGAHGISAVLIRPDHYVFGAIADHSDLTRLVTTFLDRVRTTGPRHAATA is encoded by the coding sequence ATGCAGGAGACACTTCACGACGTGGTGATCGTCGGCGCCGGGCCGGTCGGTCTGACGCTCGCCCGCGCACTCGGTCTCCGCGGGCACGACGTACGCGTGCTCGAACGGTGGCCGGAGCCCTACGCACTGCCCAGGGCGGTGCACTTCGACGACGAGATCGGCCGGATCTTCCAGTCCCTGGGCCTGTCCGACGAGATCCGGGCGGTCTCCGCGGCCGTCCCCGACCATTACGAGTGGCGCAACGCCTCGGGTGAACCCCTGGTGCGCATCGACTGGTCCGGGATCGGACCCAGCGGCTGGCCGACCGCGAGCTTCTTCTCCCAGCCCGAGCTCGAACAGGTGCTCGCGGACGCGGCCGAGGCGCTGCCCGGGGTGAGCGTGACGCGCGGGGCCGAGGTCGTGGGCATCGAGGAGAACGCCGACGACGTCCTGGTGACGTTCGCCGGGCCGGACGGCGACCGCGGCCGCGCTCGGGGCCGGTTCGTCGTCGGCTGCGACGGCGCCAACAGCTTCGTCCGCGAATGCCTCGGCGTCACCATGCACGACCAGGGTTTCTTCTTCGACTGGCTGATCGTGGACACCGTCCCGCTCGACGATCGGGAGTGGTCGCCGCAGAACTGGCAGCTGTGCGACCCGGCGCGTCCGACGACCATCGTCTCCGGCGGCCCCGGACGGCGCCGCTGGGAGTTCATGCGGCTGCCCGGCGAGGACCGCCACGAGCTCGACTCCGTGGAGAAGGCGTGGGAACTGCTCGCGAAATGGGAACGCACGCCGGACAACACCACGATCGAACGGCACGCCGTGTACACCTTCGCGGCCCGCTGGGCCGACCAGTGGTGCCGCGGACGGCTCGCCATCGCGGGCGACGCAGCGCACCAGATGCCGCCCTTCGCCGGGCAGGGCATGTGTTCCGGTCTCCGTGACGTGGCCAACCTGTCCTGGAAGCTCGACCGGGTGCTGCGCGGTGCCTCCGACCGCACGCTGCTGGACTCGTACACCCCCGAACGCAGCGCGCACATCCAGCACGCGATCGCCATGTCCGTGGAGCTGGGTCGCGTCATCTGCGTCCTCGACGAACAGCAGGCCGCCGAACGCGATGCCCGCATGATCGCCGGTGGCGCCGATCCGCAGCGGGTGCTGCCGGTGAGCGCCAAACCGGTGCTCGGCAAGGGAATCACCTGCGACGCCATCGATGTCGAGGCGGTGCGTGGCACGCTCGCGCCCCAGTTCCCGGTGCAGCGGGCGGGCACCCGGGACCTGCTCGACGAGCTGACCGGCTACGGCACGGTGCTGCTGATCAGCGTCGACGCCCCCGCCGCGGACCCCGCGGTCCGCGACCTGGCGGACGCGGCCGGGATCCGGGTGCTCAGCGTCGGAGCGGCCGGGACGCCCGAGCTGGGCGATCCGACCGGGGCCTGGACCCGGTGGTTCGGCGCGCACGGCATCAGCGCGGTCCTCATCCGGCCCGATCACTACGTCTTCGGCGCCATCGCCGACCACAGCGACCTCACGCGGCTCGTCACGACGTTCCTGGACCGGGTGCGCACCACCGGTCCGAGGCACGCCGCCACGGCCTGA
- a CDS encoding GntR family transcriptional regulator, which produces MSRTAGTTRTESVYGRLRADILGGRLVPGQRLKFPELPQHYASSVGATREALTRLAGEGLVRSQPNQGYTVTPLSHEDLADLTLARVEVESRVLWLSVLHGDLQWEAQAVAAHHLLERTPYRNRSDPDHPSDEWSEAHAAFHRALLAGCPNRRLLSTARGLREEAELYLHWSVSFGHEPDRDVASEHRALVEAATARDADRAAELLRDHIAHTAQLVIRGAPDEPNPSRTA; this is translated from the coding sequence ATGAGCAGGACCGCCGGCACCACCCGCACGGAAAGCGTCTATGGGCGGCTTCGCGCCGACATTCTCGGCGGCCGGCTCGTGCCAGGGCAACGGCTCAAGTTTCCCGAGCTGCCGCAGCACTACGCGTCCAGTGTGGGCGCGACCCGTGAGGCGCTGACCCGGCTGGCCGGTGAGGGGCTGGTCCGAAGCCAGCCCAACCAGGGCTACACGGTCACCCCGCTGTCACACGAGGATCTCGCCGATCTGACGCTCGCCCGCGTGGAAGTCGAGTCCCGCGTGCTGTGGCTGTCGGTGCTGCACGGAGACCTGCAGTGGGAGGCGCAGGCCGTGGCCGCGCACCACCTGCTCGAGCGCACCCCGTACCGCAACCGGAGCGACCCGGACCACCCGAGTGACGAGTGGTCCGAGGCGCACGCGGCTTTCCACCGGGCGCTGCTGGCCGGCTGCCCGAACCGGCGGCTGCTGAGCACCGCGCGCGGCCTGCGGGAGGAGGCCGAGCTCTACCTGCACTGGTCGGTGTCCTTCGGCCACGAGCCCGACCGGGACGTCGCCTCGGAGCACCGGGCACTCGTCGAGGCCGCCACGGCCCGCGACGCCGACCGCGCCGCGGAGCTCCTGCGCGACCACATCGCCCACACCGCCCAGCTCGTCATCCGCGGCGCGCCGGACGAGCCGAACCCCAGCCGTACCGCGTGA
- a CDS encoding NAD(P)H-binding protein produces MNVLVLGATGTTGSRTAARLIAAGHRVRAASRAATPVPDAEPARFDWYEPATHGPALDGADRVYLIPPVGELDPAPVMLPFLRQARDAGVQRVVLLSSSAIPEGGPAAGTVHSALPALFREWAVLRPSWFMQNFTGGHPHAVSVRESRELQTATGTGRIGFVDAEDIAAVAADALTGGQAPNTDLVLTGPETLSYDDVAAVLSDVTGRPVVHHHVSHEQMRDRLAEALPPEFAELLADLDRAIAGGAEDRVTDTVERVTGRPPHAFRACLERESAYRI; encoded by the coding sequence GTGAACGTGCTGGTCCTCGGCGCCACCGGCACCACCGGCAGCCGCACCGCCGCCCGGCTGATCGCCGCCGGCCACCGGGTCAGGGCAGCGAGCCGCGCCGCGACACCGGTGCCGGATGCCGAACCGGCGCGCTTCGACTGGTACGAGCCGGCCACCCACGGCCCTGCCCTGGACGGAGCCGACCGCGTCTACCTGATACCGCCGGTGGGCGAGCTGGATCCGGCGCCGGTCATGCTGCCCTTCCTGCGTCAGGCCCGCGACGCCGGCGTGCAGCGCGTGGTGCTGTTGAGCTCGTCGGCCATCCCCGAGGGCGGCCCCGCGGCGGGGACAGTGCACAGTGCCCTGCCCGCCCTGTTCCGGGAATGGGCCGTGCTACGACCTTCCTGGTTCATGCAGAACTTCACCGGCGGGCATCCGCACGCGGTCAGCGTCCGGGAGAGCAGGGAACTCCAGACCGCCACCGGTACCGGACGGATCGGCTTCGTCGACGCTGAGGACATCGCCGCCGTCGCAGCAGACGCGCTGACCGGCGGCCAAGCCCCCAACACCGATCTCGTGCTCACCGGACCGGAGACCCTCAGCTACGACGACGTCGCGGCAGTACTCAGCGATGTCACCGGCCGGCCCGTGGTGCACCACCACGTTTCCCACGAACAGATGCGGGACCGGCTGGCGGAAGCGCTACCGCCGGAGTTCGCCGAATTGCTGGCCGACCTGGACCGCGCCATCGCCGGCGGCGCCGAGGACCGCGTCACCGACACCGTCGAGCGCGTCACCGGCCGGCCTCCGCACGCGTTCCGCGCCTGCCTGGAACGGGAAAGCGCGTACCGCATCTGA
- a CDS encoding nuclear transport factor 2 family protein, whose product MLLDKDIPAWIDLWAPEGTMDFPFAPPGWPKHLAGKEAIAAYLDGYDKHIDLREIPDLRIHQTTDPETIVAEMRGVGRLVETGNPYDMTYIAVVTVRNGQFTGYRDYWNPLGVLEPGADFTGSSR is encoded by the coding sequence TTGCTGCTGGACAAGGACATTCCCGCCTGGATCGACCTGTGGGCACCGGAGGGCACGATGGACTTCCCGTTCGCTCCCCCCGGCTGGCCGAAGCACCTGGCGGGCAAGGAGGCGATCGCGGCCTACCTCGACGGCTACGACAAGCACATCGACCTGCGGGAGATCCCGGACCTGCGGATCCACCAGACCACCGATCCGGAGACCATCGTGGCCGAGATGCGTGGCGTCGGCAGGCTGGTGGAAACCGGCAATCCCTACGACATGACCTACATCGCCGTGGTGACCGTCCGGAATGGACAGTTCACCGGCTACCGCGACTACTGGAATCCCCTCGGAGTCCTCGAACCCGGCGCGGACTTCACCGGCAGCAGCCGGTGA
- a CDS encoding TetR family transcriptional regulator — protein sequence MPERKPRKDAVRNRAAVLAAADALFVARESTEEITMADVAAAAGVGKGTLFRAFGDRTGLIRALYESRLEPLVEAVETGPPPLGAAAPPRDRVPALLDALLCFKLDNRGLMLALEGTDSASPYTAANYDWCHTLLRTLLSRISGVTHSDFTAHALLAAVRADLVEHLAAHEGQSRETMRADLAGFVSQVLDSRPLPR from the coding sequence GTGCCGGAGCGCAAACCACGCAAGGACGCCGTCCGCAACCGCGCGGCGGTGCTGGCGGCCGCGGACGCGCTTTTCGTGGCTCGCGAAAGCACCGAGGAGATCACGATGGCCGACGTCGCCGCGGCTGCCGGCGTCGGCAAAGGAACGTTGTTCCGGGCCTTCGGTGACCGCACCGGATTGATCCGCGCGCTGTACGAGTCACGGCTCGAACCGCTGGTGGAAGCCGTGGAAACGGGTCCGCCGCCACTCGGAGCGGCCGCCCCGCCGCGAGACCGCGTCCCCGCCCTGCTCGATGCACTCCTGTGCTTCAAACTCGACAACCGCGGTCTCATGCTGGCGCTGGAAGGCACCGACAGTGCCAGCCCCTACACGGCGGCCAACTACGACTGGTGCCACACCCTGCTGCGTACCCTGCTGAGCCGGATTTCCGGGGTGACGCACAGCGATTTCACCGCCCACGCCCTGCTCGCCGCGGTCCGCGCCGACCTCGTCGAACATCTGGCCGCCCACGAAGGACAGTCACGCGAAACGATGCGGGCGGACCTGGCCGGCTTCGTCAGTCAGGTCCTGGACTCGCGACCACTTCCACGGTGA
- a CDS encoding IS256 family transposase — MAAPHSVDPAQLVEELASAGVSPDLLQTMIATMANALMSSQADQQCGAGYGERSSERTNQRNGYRAREWDTRAGTIELAVPKLRQGSYFPDWLLTHRRRAEQALVTVVATAYLLGVSTRRVEKLAEQLGVKSLSRSQVSEMATHLDGQVAAFRERPLDQGPYTFVWVDALTVKVREDGRVVNVHALLATGVNADGHREILGLDVASSEDGAGWLAFLRGLVARGLSGVQLVISDAHPGLVAAIASALPGAAWQRCRTHYLRNLLSRVPKSAQPHVATQVRTIFDQPDADAVTAQYGRVVDTLTARWPDAAEHLDNARDELLAFTAYPREVWRQIWSNNPQERLNKEIRRRTDVVGIFPGRDSLIRLVGAVLAEQSDEWTENRRYMGLDLLARSRIRIVTTEAAPTGSEALMTTEAITA, encoded by the coding sequence ATGGCCGCACCACACAGTGTGGACCCTGCCCAGCTTGTCGAGGAGCTCGCCTCGGCGGGTGTGTCGCCGGATCTGTTGCAGACGATGATCGCGACGATGGCGAACGCGTTGATGTCGTCGCAGGCCGATCAGCAGTGCGGGGCCGGCTATGGCGAGCGCAGCAGCGAGCGGACGAACCAGCGCAACGGCTACCGGGCCCGGGAGTGGGACACCCGAGCGGGCACGATCGAGTTGGCGGTGCCGAAGCTGCGCCAGGGCTCCTATTTCCCGGACTGGCTGCTGACCCACCGCCGCCGCGCCGAGCAGGCCCTGGTCACCGTCGTGGCCACGGCCTACCTACTCGGTGTCTCCACCCGGCGGGTGGAGAAGCTGGCCGAACAACTCGGGGTGAAGTCGCTGTCGCGTTCGCAGGTCAGCGAGATGGCCACGCACCTCGACGGGCAGGTCGCCGCGTTCCGCGAGCGCCCGCTCGACCAGGGCCCGTACACGTTCGTGTGGGTCGACGCGCTCACGGTGAAGGTCCGCGAAGACGGCCGGGTGGTCAACGTGCACGCGCTGCTCGCGACCGGGGTGAACGCCGACGGGCACCGCGAGATCCTCGGCCTGGATGTGGCCTCCAGCGAGGACGGAGCGGGCTGGTTGGCGTTCCTGCGCGGTCTGGTCGCCCGCGGCCTGTCCGGGGTCCAGCTCGTCATCTCCGACGCCCATCCCGGCTTGGTGGCGGCGATCGCCTCGGCGTTGCCGGGTGCGGCGTGGCAGCGGTGTCGCACCCACTACCTGCGTAACCTGCTCTCCCGTGTTCCGAAGTCGGCGCAGCCGCATGTCGCTACGCAGGTGCGCACGATCTTCGACCAGCCCGACGCCGACGCCGTCACAGCCCAGTACGGACGCGTGGTCGACACTCTCACCGCGCGCTGGCCCGACGCAGCCGAGCACCTCGACAACGCCCGCGATGAGCTGCTGGCGTTCACCGCATATCCGCGCGAGGTCTGGCGCCAGATCTGGTCGAACAACCCTCAAGAGCGACTGAACAAGGAGATCCGCCGTCGCACCGACGTGGTCGGGATCTTCCCCGGCCGCGACTCCCTGATCCGCCTCGTCGGCGCCGTCCTGGCCGAACAGAGTGATGAGTGGACCGAGAACCGCCGCTACATGGGCCTCGATCTACTGGCCCGCTCACGCATCCGCATCGTCACCACCGAAGCCGCACCGACCGGCAGCGAGGCACTCATGACAACCGAGGCAATAACCGCCTAG
- a CDS encoding transposase: MAAPKKYSDELRARAVRLYRESDPKPVIRKLAEQLGVHHEALRNWIRQDEADRGERADRPTSEMVEENKQLRKRVADLERVNAVLRDASAYFASEIGPTRR; encoded by the coding sequence GTGGCGGCACCGAAGAAGTACTCCGACGAGTTGCGGGCCCGGGCGGTCCGGCTGTACCGGGAGTCTGACCCGAAGCCGGTGATCCGGAAGCTGGCCGAGCAGCTCGGCGTGCATCACGAGGCGTTGCGGAACTGGATTCGCCAGGACGAGGCCGATCGTGGTGAGCGAGCCGACCGGCCGACCAGTGAGATGGTCGAGGAGAACAAGCAGCTGCGCAAGCGGGTCGCGGACCTGGAGCGGGTCAACGCCGTGCTGCGTGATGCGAGCGCGTATTTCGCCTCCGAGATCGGCCCGACCCGGAGGTGA
- a CDS encoding IS3 family transposase → MREHPQHPVDLVLRVLGIASSTFYGWLKQAKQPSARRVADDGLVAEIVDIHTCSGGTYGSPRVHAMLRRRGIQVGRKRVERLMRRAGLQGAFLRKKWRTGSTRQDPRATPAPDLVNRDFTAVEPNRLWVADATRIVTGQGVLWLAAVRDAFSNRIVGWKCSDRCDTELVLGALEYAVWSRQVREGQLIHHSDRGSTYTAFRFSNRLADNGIVQSMGSVGDSYDNALMENFFSTLKTELVYRNSWRTREEAENALFAYIDGWYNTQRIQKKLDWHSPTEYEASYHQPAPAGTR, encoded by the coding sequence GTGCGTGAGCATCCGCAGCACCCGGTCGATCTCGTATTGCGGGTTTTGGGTATCGCGTCCTCGACCTTCTACGGATGGCTCAAGCAGGCGAAACAGCCCTCGGCGCGGCGGGTAGCCGACGATGGTCTGGTGGCTGAGATCGTCGATATTCACACCTGCTCGGGCGGTACCTATGGCTCGCCGCGGGTGCACGCGATGTTGCGCCGCCGAGGCATCCAGGTGGGTCGTAAACGTGTCGAGCGGCTGATGCGGCGTGCCGGGTTGCAAGGCGCGTTCCTGCGCAAGAAGTGGCGAACCGGGTCTACTCGGCAGGATCCGCGGGCCACGCCGGCGCCGGACCTGGTCAACCGGGACTTCACCGCGGTCGAGCCGAACCGGTTGTGGGTAGCTGACGCTACCCGGATTGTGACTGGTCAGGGCGTGTTGTGGCTCGCTGCGGTCCGCGATGCGTTCTCCAACCGGATCGTGGGCTGGAAGTGCTCGGATCGCTGCGACACCGAGCTGGTGCTGGGCGCGTTGGAGTATGCGGTGTGGTCGCGGCAGGTCCGGGAAGGCCAGCTGATCCATCATTCGGACAGGGGATCGACCTACACGGCGTTTCGGTTCTCGAACCGGTTGGCGGACAACGGGATCGTACAATCGATGGGCTCGGTCGGTGACAGTTACGACAATGCGTTGATGGAGAACTTCTTCTCCACGCTCAAGACCGAGCTGGTCTACCGGAACAGTTGGCGGACAAGGGAAGAAGCCGAGAACGCCCTGTTCGCCTACATTGATGGCTGGTACAACACCCAGCGGATCCAGAAGAAGCTGGACTGGCACTCGCCCACCGAGTACGAGGCCAGCTACCATCAACCGGCCCCCGCCGGAACCAGATAA
- a CDS encoding type I-E CRISPR-associated protein Cas6/Cse3/CasE has translation MALAHRVRGQLPSTGPRRNQIIRSPAKRGNLNVAVIDRQIRRFGRGGAQVTISTVTFEGHLQVLDTSVMQRSLTFGIGRAKSYGCGLLTLARPAPNETS, from the coding sequence CTGGCACTCGCCCACCGAGTACGAGGCCAGCTACCATCAACCGGCCCCCGCCGGAACCAGATAATCCGCTCTCCGGCCAAGCGGGGGAACCTCAACGTGGCCGTGATCGATCGTCAGATCCGCCGATTCGGCCGCGGCGGCGCTCAGGTCACCATCTCGACCGTGACCTTCGAAGGCCACCTGCAGGTTCTCGATACGTCGGTGATGCAACGGTCGCTGACCTTCGGGATCGGCCGTGCGAAGTCCTACGGATGCGGCCTGCTGACGCTGGCCCGACCGGCGCCGAACGAGACGTCGTGA
- the cas1e gene encoding type I-E CRISPR-associated endonuclease Cas1e, whose translation MSTIGRRPTTPKELVRAADRISFVYLDRCVVNRDSNAITATDERGTVHLPAAAVGVLLLGPGTTITHQAVALMSDSGSTVVWVGERGVRYYAHGASLARTSRLIQAQAEAISSTRTRLRIARAMYEMRFPDEDVSELTMQQLRGREGTRVRRIYREHAERTGIEWTGRNYDRQDWDTGDPINQALSAANAALYGVVHSVIVALGCSPALGFVHTGHHRSFVYDIADLYKAELTIPAAFDIAADSSLDVAGETRRRMRDALHGGKLLPRCAHDIQRLLLGEDTDDLNTFEYFEIEAIASLWDDRHSPVAGGVSYGDEP comes from the coding sequence GTGAGCACCATCGGTCGCCGGCCCACCACCCCGAAGGAACTCGTCCGTGCAGCGGACCGAATCTCCTTCGTGTATTTGGACCGCTGTGTCGTCAACCGGGACAGCAACGCCATCACCGCCACGGACGAACGCGGCACCGTGCACCTTCCAGCAGCCGCGGTGGGCGTCCTCCTTCTAGGCCCCGGCACTACCATCACACACCAGGCGGTCGCGCTGATGTCCGACAGCGGATCCACCGTGGTCTGGGTCGGAGAGCGTGGTGTCCGCTACTACGCGCACGGCGCCTCGCTGGCCCGCACCTCACGCTTGATACAAGCGCAAGCCGAGGCGATCAGCAGCACACGCACCCGGTTACGAATCGCACGAGCCATGTACGAGATGCGCTTTCCCGACGAAGACGTCTCGGAGCTGACCATGCAGCAGCTGCGAGGTCGCGAGGGAACCCGCGTGCGCCGCATATACCGGGAACATGCCGAGCGGACCGGAATCGAATGGACCGGCCGCAACTACGACCGGCAAGACTGGGACACCGGCGACCCGATCAACCAAGCCCTCTCCGCGGCGAACGCCGCGTTGTACGGAGTCGTCCACTCCGTGATCGTCGCACTCGGCTGCTCACCGGCGCTCGGATTCGTCCATACCGGACACCACCGCTCGTTCGTCTACGACATCGCAGACCTATACAAAGCCGAGCTCACGATTCCCGCCGCCTTCGACATCGCCGCTGATTCCAGCCTTGATGTCGCCGGCGAAACCAGGCGCCGCATGCGTGACGCGCTCCACGGCGGCAAACTGCTGCCGCGATGCGCCCACGACATCCAGCGTCTTCTCCTCGGCGAAGACACCGACGATCTGAACACCTTCGAATACTTCGAAATCGAGGCGATCGCATCCCTGTGGGACGATCGGCACAGCCCTGTCGCCGGCGGGGTCTCGTACGGAGATGAACCGTGA
- the cas2e gene encoding type I-E CRISPR-associated endoribonuclease Cas2e: MTVIILTAVPPGLRGHLTRWLLEISPGVYVGFVSTRVRELIWDRITEYLADGRALMVHATQGEQRLDFQVHGHDWTPVDYDGITLMRRQTVPTYVPGKTRSRANPAPAQEPAEGATTRDETVWKRRNARRKFRKKE; encoded by the coding sequence GTGACCGTCATCATCCTCACCGCGGTACCTCCGGGCCTTCGCGGACACCTCACCCGATGGCTGCTCGAAATCAGCCCCGGCGTCTACGTCGGGTTCGTCTCCACCCGGGTACGAGAACTCATCTGGGACAGAATCACTGAATACCTGGCCGACGGCCGGGCACTGATGGTGCACGCCACTCAAGGCGAGCAACGACTTGATTTTCAAGTGCACGGACACGACTGGACACCCGTCGACTACGACGGCATCACCCTCATGCGTCGGCAGACCGTACCCACCTACGTGCCAGGAAAGACCCGCAGCCGCGCCAACCCGGCGCCAGCCCAAGAACCGGCCGAAGGCGCCACGACCCGCGACGAAACAGTCTGGAAGCGACGCAACGCACGTCGCAAATTCCGCAAGAAGGAATGA
- a CDS encoding phosphotransferase, whose amino-acid sequence MTAGPAHEVLIRAAQQAGINVANAELIRDGANVMYRLPHHIVARIGPAGSEASARQQVQVARWLAGSGIPVTTPLGDVPQPAVAHARPVTWWRELPDHRAATPAELGSMLHAIHQLPIPPQPQLPEFNPFDGIEKHIEAAGHIARADREWLLQRATQLRTDLSAANRNTERAVIHGDAWQGNVAVPFDGNAEAALLDLDRFAVGAPAWDLIPLAVDYTDFARIPAHDYHQFVTAYGGHDVTTTPTFRPMADLQELRWVAFVLGKADNPSAKAEAQHRIACLRGDIDRPWLWTAF is encoded by the coding sequence ATGACCGCGGGACCTGCTCATGAGGTACTCATCCGCGCGGCCCAGCAAGCAGGAATCAACGTAGCCAACGCGGAACTGATCCGTGACGGTGCCAACGTCATGTACCGGCTTCCCCACCACATCGTCGCCCGCATCGGCCCCGCCGGAAGTGAAGCTTCCGCACGCCAACAGGTTCAGGTCGCCCGCTGGCTCGCCGGCTCCGGCATCCCCGTGACCACACCGCTCGGCGACGTACCTCAGCCGGCTGTTGCCCACGCACGCCCGGTGACCTGGTGGCGCGAGCTACCCGATCATCGTGCCGCGACCCCGGCCGAACTGGGTTCCATGCTGCACGCGATACACCAGCTGCCTATCCCGCCCCAACCACAGCTGCCCGAATTCAACCCGTTCGACGGTATCGAAAAGCACATCGAGGCAGCCGGCCACATCGCGCGAGCGGACCGCGAATGGCTGCTCCAGCGAGCAACGCAACTACGCACCGATCTCAGTGCGGCGAACCGAAACACCGAGCGCGCTGTGATCCACGGTGACGCTTGGCAGGGCAACGTAGCCGTGCCCTTCGACGGCAACGCTGAAGCAGCGCTGCTCGATCTCGACAGATTTGCCGTCGGCGCCCCGGCCTGGGACCTCATCCCGCTAGCGGTCGACTACACAGACTTCGCCCGAATACCCGCGCACGACTACCACCAGTTCGTCACCGCCTACGGTGGCCACGACGTCACCACCACACCGACCTTCCGCCCCATGGCGGATCTCCAGGAACTACGGTGGGTCGCGTTCGTCCTCGGCAAGGCCGACAACCCCTCCGCAAAAGCCGAAGCCCAACACCGCATCGCCTGCCTCCGCGGCGACATCGACCGCCCCTGGCTCTGGACCGCGTTCTGA
- a CDS encoding helix-turn-helix domain-containing protein, producing the protein MASSHEWSPQPRTRLKVAIRRSGRTQERLAEELNVDPGTISRWVRGIQDPDPARLEALAQALGISRAQLGDLLAESGGLTAEAREWLSTSDPVLPSAPDRVTRTGRGTRPAAGYSLAGVGAPRGIGWGDVSRMREVTRKLASAENSFGGAFARDDAQTKLRWALQFTEFSASNDVARAMTEAVGNLASVAAFCAFDAGDHEAADDCFAQAIECAVKSGSWALRANTYAEMSRKAAWLGELDDALTLIELALVRADRLTATARAMLCTIHARLLAQTGRHAEALDEIERADAHFAERIPAADPPWLCYYDDAEHSGSTGKALIPIARATSRPELAVGRLTTAVSLQGDEYPRSRTFSRIRLASLLMTTGHPDNALGHGVQALNDVATLQSARLRDELAGLARASIPYTGHDDIAQLHHGIRQLATSDATPRGTS; encoded by the coding sequence GTGGCAAGTTCACACGAATGGTCGCCTCAGCCGCGGACGCGGCTGAAGGTTGCGATCAGGCGTTCCGGCCGCACTCAGGAACGACTCGCCGAAGAGCTCAACGTCGACCCCGGCACGATCAGCCGCTGGGTTCGCGGGATCCAAGATCCTGACCCGGCTCGCCTGGAGGCGCTGGCGCAAGCGCTGGGTATCAGCCGTGCTCAGCTTGGTGACCTGCTGGCCGAAAGCGGTGGTCTCACTGCCGAAGCCCGGGAGTGGCTGTCGACATCCGACCCTGTCCTACCGTCGGCGCCGGACCGCGTGACGCGCACCGGCCGGGGCACTCGCCCCGCGGCCGGCTACTCGCTGGCTGGAGTCGGCGCTCCGCGCGGTATCGGCTGGGGCGACGTGTCCCGGATGCGTGAGGTCACGCGCAAGCTGGCTTCGGCGGAGAACAGCTTCGGCGGTGCGTTCGCACGCGACGATGCACAGACGAAGCTGCGGTGGGCGCTACAGTTCACAGAATTCTCAGCATCGAACGACGTGGCCAGAGCGATGACGGAAGCAGTCGGCAACCTTGCCTCCGTGGCCGCATTCTGCGCATTCGACGCCGGTGACCACGAGGCCGCCGACGACTGCTTCGCACAGGCCATCGAGTGCGCCGTGAAGTCCGGTTCATGGGCGCTACGCGCGAACACCTATGCCGAGATGTCGCGGAAAGCGGCGTGGCTCGGCGAACTCGATGACGCGCTCACCCTCATCGAGCTCGCGCTGGTACGCGCCGACCGGCTGACCGCCACGGCCCGTGCGATGCTCTGCACGATCCACGCCCGGCTGCTAGCCCAAACCGGCCGGCACGCGGAAGCCCTCGATGAGATCGAACGGGCCGACGCGCATTTCGCTGAACGCATCCCAGCTGCAGACCCACCTTGGCTCTGCTACTACGACGACGCCGAGCACAGCGGCAGCACCGGCAAAGCACTCATCCCGATCGCCCGCGCCACGTCCAGGCCGGAACTTGCGGTCGGTCGCCTGACCACCGCGGTGAGCCTGCAAGGCGACGAGTACCCGCGGTCACGCACCTTCTCCCGGATCCGCCTCGCCTCACTGTTGATGACCACCGGACACCCGGACAACGCCCTGGGCCACGGTGTCCAAGCCCTCAACGACGTCGCAACACTGCAGTCCGCCCGCCTCCGCGATGAACTGGCCGGCCTCGCGCGCGCCAGCATCCCTTACACCGGGCACGATGACATCGCCCAGCTCCATCACGGTATCCGCCAACTCGCCACTTCCGACGCCACGCCACGAGGCACCTCATGA